From Halomicrobium salinisoli, the proteins below share one genomic window:
- the rqcH gene encoding ribosome rescue protein RqcH yields the protein MDQKQELTSVDLAALERELGGYEGAKLDKAYLYEDDELVRLKLRDFDRGRVELLIEVSDVLRAHVAAPEHVPDAPGRPPDFAMMLRNRLSGADLAGVEQFEFDRILQFEFEREDANTTIVAELFGDGNVAVLDEHGEVVDCLETVRLKSRTVAPGATYEFPSARFNPLTVDYEGFVARLKESDADVVRTLATQLNFGGLYGEELCTRAGVPYNQAIEDTSDEEFEALYDAVERLATRLREGDLDPRVYYETDDDGDGRHRVDATPIPLEEYEDLESEAFDSFTEALDDFFFNADREDEVEGGEPQRPDFEAEIEKHQRIIEQQQGAIEDFEEQAEAEREKAELLYAEYDLVDDVVSTVQAALEEGHSWDDIDERFAEGRERGIEAAEAVESVDGKEGTVTLSLDGTSVTVEADTGVEKNADRLYKEAKRIEEKKEGAKAAIEDTREDLEEAKQRRDEWEAADGEGDDDGDGESDEDESEDVDWLSRASIPVRNSEQWYERFRWFRTSNDFLVIGGRDADQNEELVKKYLERGDKFFHAQAHGGPVTILKATGPSESSRDVDIPEQDRREAATFAVAYSSVWKGGKHAGDAYMVEPDQVSKTPESGEYLEKGGFAIRGDRTYFRDVACEVAVGITCEDVTQVIGGPPPAVEPKAETTIRVEPGQYAQNDIAKRLYREFKERFADDAFVRKVASPDKIQEHLPPGGSRMID from the coding sequence ATGGACCAGAAGCAGGAGCTGACGAGCGTCGACCTCGCCGCCCTGGAGCGCGAGCTGGGCGGGTACGAGGGGGCCAAGCTCGACAAGGCCTACCTCTACGAGGACGACGAGCTCGTCCGCCTGAAACTGCGGGACTTCGACCGGGGGCGCGTCGAGCTCCTGATCGAGGTCAGCGACGTCCTGCGGGCGCACGTCGCCGCGCCCGAGCACGTCCCGGACGCGCCGGGGCGGCCGCCGGACTTCGCGATGATGCTGCGCAACCGCCTCAGCGGCGCGGACCTCGCCGGGGTCGAGCAGTTCGAGTTCGACCGCATCCTCCAGTTCGAGTTCGAGCGCGAGGACGCCAACACCACCATCGTCGCGGAGCTGTTCGGCGACGGCAACGTGGCCGTGCTGGACGAGCACGGCGAGGTCGTCGACTGCCTGGAGACCGTCCGGCTGAAATCGAGGACCGTCGCGCCGGGGGCGACCTACGAGTTCCCCTCGGCGCGGTTCAACCCGCTGACCGTCGACTACGAGGGCTTCGTCGCGCGCCTGAAGGAGTCCGACGCCGACGTCGTCCGGACGCTGGCGACGCAACTCAACTTCGGCGGCCTCTACGGCGAGGAGCTGTGCACCCGCGCCGGCGTGCCCTACAACCAGGCCATCGAGGACACGAGCGACGAGGAGTTCGAGGCGCTGTACGACGCCGTCGAGCGGCTGGCCACGCGGCTGCGGGAGGGCGACCTGGACCCCCGAGTCTACTACGAGACGGACGACGACGGCGACGGCCGCCACCGCGTCGACGCCACGCCCATCCCCCTGGAGGAGTACGAGGACCTCGAGAGCGAGGCCTTCGACTCCTTCACCGAGGCGCTGGACGACTTCTTCTTCAACGCCGACCGCGAGGACGAGGTCGAGGGCGGCGAGCCCCAGCGGCCCGACTTCGAGGCCGAGATCGAGAAGCACCAGCGCATCATCGAGCAACAGCAGGGGGCCATCGAGGACTTCGAGGAGCAGGCCGAGGCCGAGCGCGAGAAGGCCGAGCTGCTGTACGCCGAGTACGACCTCGTCGACGACGTCGTCTCGACCGTCCAGGCCGCCCTCGAGGAGGGCCACTCCTGGGACGACATCGACGAGCGCTTCGCCGAGGGGAGAGAGCGCGGCATCGAAGCCGCCGAGGCCGTCGAGTCCGTCGACGGCAAGGAGGGCACCGTCACCCTCTCGCTCGACGGCACGAGCGTCACCGTCGAGGCCGACACCGGCGTCGAGAAGAACGCCGACCGCCTCTACAAGGAGGCCAAGCGCATCGAGGAGAAGAAGGAGGGCGCCAAGGCCGCCATCGAGGACACGCGAGAGGACCTCGAGGAGGCCAAGCAGCGCCGCGACGAGTGGGAGGCCGCCGACGGCGAGGGCGACGATGACGGCGACGGCGAGAGCGACGAGGACGAAAGCGAGGACGTCGACTGGCTCTCCCGGGCCTCCATCCCAGTCCGCAACAGCGAGCAGTGGTACGAGCGGTTCCGCTGGTTCCGGACCAGCAACGACTTCCTCGTGATCGGCGGCCGAGACGCCGACCAGAACGAGGAACTGGTCAAGAAGTACCTCGAGCGCGGTGACAAGTTCTTCCACGCGCAGGCCCACGGCGGGCCCGTCACGATTCTCAAGGCGACCGGCCCCAGCGAGTCGAGCCGCGACGTGGACATCCCCGAGCAGGACAGGCGGGAGGCCGCTACCTTCGCCGTCGCCTACTCCTCGGTCTGGAAGGGCGGCAAGCACGCCGGCGACGCGTACATGGTCGAACCAGATCAGGTGTCGAAGACCCCCGAGAGCGGCGAGTACCTCGAGAAGGGCGGGTTCGCCATCCGCGGCGACCGGACGTACTTCCGGGACGTGGCCTGTGAAGTGGCCGTCGGCATCACCTGCGAGGACGTGACGCAGGTCATCGGCGGGCCGCCGCCGGCCGTCGAACCGAAGGCCGAGACGACGATCCGCGTCGAGCCCGGCCAGTACGCCCAGAACGACATCGCCAAGCGGCTCTACCGGGAGTTCAAGGAGCGGTTCGCCGACGACGCGTTCGTCCGGAAGGTCGCCAGCCCGGACAAAATCCAGGAGCACCTGCCGCCGGGCGGCAGCCGAATGATCGACTGA
- a CDS encoding mRNA surveillance protein pelota, giving the protein MRIKSRERTEAGRERVTVVPETLDDLWHLTYVIEPGDTVSGDTTRRIQRNDDDLRDTGGEREPMWVAVAVTDVEFAKFANRLRVGGEIVGCSREDQLGFHHTLNVEEHTELDIEKVWKPDQEERLAEAESATENPDVAIATVEEGEAHVHTVAQYGTESRATITGTTGKGDYARPREELFSELTDVLRRMDVDAYILAGPGFTKQDALDYIEDEASEVAEKTTTVDTSAVGDRGVHEVLKRGAVEDVQEETRIAEEADLIDELTERIATGAKVAYGSEAVAEAAEFGAIEELLIVDERLRQERSDEGEWDVDVDDIVRTTEQKGGDVTVFSSEFDPGRQLSNLGGIAALLRYRLE; this is encoded by the coding sequence ATGCGGATCAAGAGCCGGGAGCGGACGGAGGCGGGCCGGGAGCGGGTCACCGTGGTCCCCGAGACGCTCGACGACCTGTGGCACCTGACCTACGTGATCGAGCCCGGCGACACCGTCAGCGGCGACACGACCCGGCGCATCCAGCGCAACGACGACGACCTGCGGGACACCGGCGGCGAGCGCGAGCCCATGTGGGTCGCCGTCGCGGTGACCGACGTGGAGTTCGCGAAGTTCGCCAACCGCCTGCGGGTCGGCGGCGAGATCGTCGGTTGCTCCCGCGAGGACCAGCTCGGCTTCCACCACACGCTCAACGTCGAGGAGCACACGGAACTGGACATCGAGAAGGTGTGGAAGCCCGATCAGGAGGAGCGCCTGGCGGAGGCCGAGAGCGCCACGGAGAACCCCGACGTCGCAATCGCGACCGTCGAGGAGGGCGAGGCCCACGTCCACACCGTCGCCCAGTACGGGACGGAGTCGCGGGCGACCATCACGGGCACGACCGGCAAGGGCGACTACGCCCGCCCGCGCGAGGAGCTGTTCTCGGAGCTGACGGACGTCCTCCGGCGGATGGACGTCGACGCCTACATCCTCGCCGGCCCGGGCTTCACGAAGCAGGACGCGCTCGATTACATCGAGGACGAGGCGTCCGAGGTGGCGGAGAAGACGACGACGGTCGACACCAGCGCCGTCGGCGACCGGGGCGTCCACGAGGTGCTCAAGCGCGGCGCCGTCGAGGACGTCCAGGAGGAGACCCGCATCGCGGAGGAGGCCGACCTGATCGACGAGCTGACCGAGCGCATCGCCACGGGGGCCAAGGTCGCCTACGGCTCCGAGGCGGTCGCCGAGGCCGCCGAGTTCGGCGCCATCGAGGAGCTGCTGATCGTCGACGAGCGGCTGCGCCAGGAGCGGTCCGACGAGGGCGAGTGGGACGTCGACGTCGACGACATCGTCCGCACCACCGAGCAGAAGGGCGGGGACGTGACCGTCTTCTCCAGCGAGTTCGACCCCGGCCGGCAGCTCTCGAACCTCGGCGGCATCGCGGCGCTGCTGCGGTACCGGCTGGAGTGA
- a CDS encoding tRNA uridine(34) 5-carboxymethylaminomethyl modification radical SAM/GNAT enzyme Elp3: MSTESTDPTETEAFERVCEELVERILSGDLEREDVESAKMEVCSEHSSPKVPKNSELMDYAPQERREELEAVLRRKPVRTASGVSPIAIMTSPHRCPHGKCLYCPGGPDSEFSSAQSYTGHEPAAARGEQNDYDPYGQVTLRLNQLREIGHPVDKAELIVMGGTMTARSHDYQEWFVKRALEAMNDFDPDAPPSPAEEESFAEDPDEYEFRYLEDVIAENETADVRNVATTFETKPDWCDPEQIDRMLDLGGTKVEVGVQTTFERINREMHRGHGVQASIDANRRLRDAGFKVGFHMMPGQPGMSKEMCLEDFRRIFEESEWRPDYLKIYPTLVVEGTAVYDWWHRDEYEPLNNDEAAELVAEIKSMIPEYTRLQRVQRDIPADFIEGGVWKSNLRQLARQRMEEHGWTCDCIRCREVGMNDEDPEEITLDTTTYESGGGTEHFISFEDREKDLLVGFCRLRFPNDPVRRELENAAIVRELHVYGSQVGVGQAAETEDDHQHQGYGRRLLREAEERAADAGFDKLAVISGIGVRQYYREKLGYRQDGPYVSKRL; encoded by the coding sequence ATGAGCACCGAGTCGACGGACCCGACGGAGACAGAGGCCTTCGAGCGGGTCTGCGAGGAACTGGTCGAGCGGATCCTCTCGGGCGATCTCGAGCGCGAGGACGTCGAGAGCGCGAAGATGGAGGTCTGCTCGGAGCACTCCTCGCCGAAGGTGCCCAAGAACTCGGAGCTGATGGACTACGCGCCCCAGGAGCGCCGCGAGGAGCTCGAGGCGGTCCTGCGGCGCAAGCCCGTCCGGACGGCGTCGGGCGTCTCGCCCATCGCGATCATGACCTCCCCGCACCGCTGCCCGCACGGGAAGTGCCTCTACTGCCCGGGCGGCCCCGACTCGGAGTTCTCCTCGGCCCAGAGCTACACGGGCCACGAGCCCGCGGCCGCGCGCGGGGAGCAGAACGACTACGACCCCTACGGACAGGTGACGCTCCGACTGAACCAGCTCCGCGAGATCGGCCACCCCGTCGACAAGGCGGAGCTGATCGTCATGGGCGGGACGATGACCGCCCGGAGCCACGACTACCAGGAGTGGTTCGTCAAGCGGGCGCTGGAGGCGATGAACGACTTCGACCCCGATGCGCCGCCGTCGCCCGCCGAGGAGGAGAGCTTCGCGGAGGACCCCGACGAGTACGAGTTCCGGTACCTGGAGGACGTGATCGCCGAGAACGAGACGGCGGACGTCCGCAACGTCGCGACGACGTTCGAGACCAAGCCCGACTGGTGCGACCCCGAGCAGATCGACCGGATGCTCGACCTCGGCGGGACGAAGGTCGAGGTCGGCGTCCAGACCACCTTCGAGCGGATCAACCGCGAGATGCACCGCGGGCACGGCGTCCAGGCCTCCATCGACGCCAACCGCCGCCTGCGCGACGCCGGGTTCAAGGTCGGCTTCCACATGATGCCCGGCCAGCCGGGCATGAGCAAGGAGATGTGCCTGGAGGACTTCCGGCGCATCTTCGAGGAGTCCGAGTGGCGACCCGACTACCTGAAGATCTACCCCACCCTCGTCGTCGAGGGCACCGCCGTCTACGACTGGTGGCACCGCGACGAGTACGAGCCGCTGAACAACGACGAAGCGGCCGAACTCGTCGCCGAGATCAAGTCGATGATCCCGGAGTACACGCGCCTCCAGCGCGTCCAGCGGGACATCCCCGCCGACTTCATCGAGGGCGGCGTCTGGAAGTCCAACCTCCGACAGCTGGCCCGCCAGCGCATGGAGGAACACGGCTGGACCTGCGACTGCATCCGCTGTCGCGAGGTCGGGATGAACGACGAGGACCCCGAGGAGATTACTCTCGACACGACCACCTACGAGTCCGGCGGCGGCACGGAGCACTTCATCTCCTTCGAGGACCGCGAGAAGGACCTCCTCGTGGGCTTCTGTCGGCTGCGGTTCCCCAACGACCCCGTCCGGCGGGAACTCGAGAACGCCGCCATCGTCCGCGAACTCCACGTCTACGGCAGCCAGGTCGGCGTCGGCCAGGCCGCAGAGACCGAGGACGACCACCAGCACCAGGGCTACGGCCGCCGCCTCCTCCGCGAGGCCGAGGAGCGCGCCGCCGACGCCGGGTTCGACAAGCTCGCGGTCATCTCCGGCATCGGCGTCCGCCAGTACTACCGCGAGAAGCTGGGGTATCGGCAGGACGGGCCGTACGTCAGCAAGCGGCTGTGA
- a CDS encoding NAD(P)/FAD-dependent oxidoreductase, translating into MTATVAVVGAGAAGAAAAYALRDEPVDVTVFEKSGGLCGRAATRRRGDCTYEYGANYLTDDDERVTELVTEALPSEGLVDVTEPVWTFDAAGEISEGDGGDGHKWTYEEGITQLAKRLFAETDATVHRNTRVATLASADGGWTVTDSSGTDHGHFDAALLTPPAPQSADLLGQAEWDHVDCRRLRESVASVPYRAVLSAVLHYDFALDLPYYALVNVDEDHDVGWIGREECKPGHVPDGESLLLVQMAPEWSAERYHDDEDTVVDDAAAATAALLDDDRLADPDWTDYQGWRYALPDEGVSDEAIELAADHDLFLAGDWVAGEARLHAAIRNGLETGERIAAAL; encoded by the coding sequence ATGACAGCCACGGTGGCGGTCGTCGGCGCCGGGGCGGCCGGCGCGGCGGCGGCCTACGCGCTCCGCGACGAGCCCGTCGACGTGACCGTCTTCGAGAAGAGCGGCGGCCTCTGCGGGCGCGCCGCGACGCGTCGCCGGGGCGATTGCACCTACGAGTACGGCGCCAACTACCTCACCGACGACGACGAGCGCGTCACCGAGCTGGTGACCGAGGCGCTCCCGAGCGAGGGGCTGGTCGACGTGACGGAGCCGGTCTGGACCTTCGACGCCGCCGGCGAGATCAGCGAGGGCGACGGCGGCGACGGGCACAAGTGGACCTACGAGGAGGGCATCACGCAACTGGCCAAGCGGCTGTTCGCGGAGACCGACGCGACAGTCCACCGGAACACGCGCGTGGCGACGCTCGCCAGCGCGGACGGCGGCTGGACCGTCACGGACTCCAGCGGCACGGATCACGGCCACTTCGACGCCGCCCTCCTGACGCCGCCGGCCCCCCAGTCCGCCGACCTCCTCGGGCAGGCCGAGTGGGACCACGTCGACTGCCGGCGCCTGCGCGAGTCCGTGGCCTCGGTCCCCTACCGTGCGGTCCTCTCGGCCGTGCTCCACTACGACTTCGCGCTCGATCTCCCTTACTACGCGCTGGTCAACGTCGACGAGGACCACGACGTCGGCTGGATCGGCCGCGAGGAGTGCAAGCCCGGCCACGTCCCCGACGGCGAGAGCCTCCTGCTCGTCCAGATGGCGCCGGAGTGGTCGGCCGAACGCTACCATGACGACGAGGACACGGTCGTCGACGACGCCGCGGCGGCGACCGCGGCGCTGCTCGACGACGACCGGCTCGCCGACCCCGACTGGACTGACTACCAGGGCTGGCGCTACGCGCTGCCGGACGAGGGCGTCAGCGACGAGGCGATCGAACTGGCCGCGGACCACGACCTCTTCCTCGCCGGCGACTGGGTGGCCGGCGAGGCCAGGCTCCACGCCGCGATCCGGAACGGGCTGGAGACGGGCGAGCGCATCGCCGCGGCCCTGTAG
- a CDS encoding SHOCT domain-containing protein produces MSGPAERLRDNAVEVASLLVTGLWMAALFTGQEWWWAALIVGYVVVIPIVEIAAGDDEGEESDREWGWPWDESDEDERRSDAAAGDEDDALATLRERYARGELTDEQFERKLERLLEVETIEDASEHVERAREQRRNREAEGNRAREYE; encoded by the coding sequence ATGAGCGGTCCCGCCGAGCGCCTCCGGGACAACGCCGTCGAGGTCGCGTCGCTTCTCGTAACCGGCCTCTGGATGGCGGCCCTGTTCACGGGCCAGGAGTGGTGGTGGGCGGCGCTGATCGTCGGCTACGTCGTCGTGATCCCGATCGTGGAGATCGCCGCCGGGGACGACGAGGGCGAGGAGTCCGACCGGGAGTGGGGATGGCCGTGGGACGAGAGCGACGAGGACGAGCGCCGCTCCGACGCGGCGGCGGGCGACGAAGACGACGCGCTGGCGACCCTCCGCGAGCGGTACGCCCGCGGCGAACTGACCGACGAGCAGTTCGAGCGCAAACTGGAGCGGCTGCTGGAGGTCGAAACCATCGAAGATGCTAGCGAGCACGTCGAGCGGGCCCGCGAGCAGCGGCGGAACCGGGAGGCGGAAGGGAATCGAGCGCGCGAGTACGAGTAG
- a CDS encoding cupin domain-containing protein yields MGPVNESDLEWTDYEHGDRTFRRKRIGRAAGSEELGASLYDVPPGKQTWLRHYHEGNEEALFVLEGSGTLTLGPEEAEHDLTPGDYVALPGGEESAHEVEAGDDGLRYLAVSTMNEPDVTVYPDDGKVGLYAGAAPGGPSDERSISTYLDADAEVPYWNDE; encoded by the coding sequence ATGGGACCTGTCAACGAGAGCGATCTGGAGTGGACCGACTACGAGCACGGCGACCGCACCTTCCGCCGGAAGCGCATCGGCCGCGCCGCCGGCAGCGAGGAACTCGGCGCGAGCCTCTACGACGTGCCGCCGGGCAAGCAGACGTGGCTCCGCCACTACCACGAGGGCAACGAGGAAGCGCTCTTCGTCCTCGAGGGCAGCGGCACGCTGACGCTCGGGCCCGAAGAGGCGGAACACGACCTCACCCCCGGCGACTACGTCGCGCTCCCAGGCGGCGAGGAGAGCGCCCACGAGGTCGAAGCCGGCGACGACGGCCTCCGCTACCTGGCGGTCTCGACGATGAACGAGCCGGACGTTACCGTCTATCCCGACGACGGCAAGGTCGGCCTCTACGCCGGCGCCGCGCCGGGCGGTCCCTCCGACGAGCGGAGCATCTCGACGTACCTCGACGCCGACGCCGAGGTGCCCTACTGGAACGACGAGTGA
- a CDS encoding MBL fold metallo-hydrolase, which produces MAREIADGVWLLDLGLVPPMATNCFLLDEREMSGGPYDDPSVTLCDVGYWRNRPSLRSELADAGYGPADLDCVLLTHYDLDHVTGLARLAPEFDGPVYVGAPDYRLLTGDADPPLLHHKGLFHRVARRLFPLPDRFDVRPVADGERVGRFTAYVTPGHNPGHAVYVHDAGVALLGDLVWGNGDLTVPFWLDSYDVAESRASVRSVVERAPPFDVAAMSHGTPLVRDGSDALRALADGFDDDGGVTGPE; this is translated from the coding sequence GTGGCACGCGAGATCGCCGACGGCGTCTGGCTGCTCGACCTCGGACTGGTCCCGCCGATGGCCACGAACTGCTTCCTGCTGGACGAGCGGGAGATGAGCGGTGGCCCGTACGATGACCCCTCGGTCACCCTCTGTGACGTCGGCTACTGGCGCAACCGGCCGTCGCTCCGGAGCGAACTGGCAGACGCCGGCTACGGACCGGCCGATCTGGACTGCGTCCTGCTGACCCACTACGACCTCGACCACGTCACCGGCCTCGCGCGCCTCGCGCCGGAGTTCGACGGCCCGGTGTACGTCGGCGCGCCCGACTACCGGCTGCTCACGGGCGACGCGGACCCGCCGCTGCTGCACCACAAGGGCCTGTTCCACCGCGTCGCGCGCCGGCTCTTCCCGCTCCCGGACCGCTTCGACGTGCGCCCGGTCGCGGACGGCGAGCGCGTCGGCCGGTTCACGGCGTACGTCACGCCGGGGCACAACCCGGGACACGCCGTCTACGTCCACGACGCCGGCGTGGCGCTACTGGGTGACCTCGTGTGGGGCAACGGCGACCTGACGGTCCCCTTCTGGCTCGACTCCTACGACGTCGCCGAGAGCCGGGCCAGCGTCCGATCGGTCGTCGAGCGTGCGCCGCCGTTCGACGTGGCCGCGATGAGCCACGGGACGCCGCTGGTCCGGGACGGCTCGGACGCGCTGCGGGCGCTGGCGGACGGGTTCGACGACGACGGCGGCGTCACCGGCCCGGAGTGA
- a CDS encoding DUF4013 domain-containing protein — protein sequence MFEDALRYPWTGEDRLETIVVGGVLGLLGFLVVPVFLVFGYLLRVLRRVDAGDEAPPAFDDWGDLLVDGLKAFVVALVYGLVPAVVLTVATLALFLPFTVVSSEAVPGTAAAPDPGAGILGLLAALAVVALALGVTLVALYLLPAGVAALARTGRLGAAFSPRRLRRIGLNGRYATGWLVAVGISILASVVAGVLAATVAGAVLIPFVNFYGNVAGAYAIGRGVREVPEADLRAAASDRAAA from the coding sequence ATGTTCGAGGACGCGCTCAGATACCCCTGGACGGGCGAGGACAGGCTCGAGACCATCGTCGTCGGCGGCGTGCTGGGACTGCTCGGGTTCCTCGTCGTCCCGGTGTTCCTGGTGTTCGGCTACCTGCTCCGGGTCCTCCGTCGGGTCGACGCCGGGGACGAGGCCCCGCCGGCGTTCGACGACTGGGGCGACCTGCTGGTCGACGGGCTGAAGGCGTTCGTCGTCGCGCTCGTCTACGGGCTGGTCCCGGCCGTCGTGCTCACGGTCGCGACGCTGGCGCTGTTCCTGCCGTTCACAGTCGTGAGCAGCGAGGCCGTTCCGGGGACGGCCGCCGCGCCCGACCCCGGCGCCGGCATCCTCGGACTCCTCGCGGCGCTGGCCGTCGTCGCGCTCGCGCTGGGCGTGACCCTCGTGGCCCTCTACCTCCTGCCCGCCGGCGTGGCCGCGCTGGCCCGGACCGGACGGCTCGGCGCGGCGTTCTCGCCGAGGCGACTCCGCCGGATCGGCCTGAACGGCCGCTACGCGACGGGCTGGCTGGTGGCGGTCGGGATCTCGATCCTGGCGAGCGTCGTCGCGGGCGTCCTCGCCGCGACCGTCGCCGGCGCCGTCCTGATCCCGTTCGTGAACTTCTACGGCAACGTCGCGGGGGCGTACGCCATCGGCCGCGGCGTCCGTGAGGTCCCGGAGGCTGATCTCAGGGCGGCGGCGTCGGACCGGGCGGCCGCCTGA
- a CDS encoding DUF6498-containing protein, which yields MIRPRRSDADGLAGFAPVLATNLLPVAGVLWLGWNLSTLYLFYWVDLLALLVVYAGCSLFAQGKIVTDGRRVRLPGIGEDGYAGEGWLDQLRPITVHGRLPPVYPRNVGVVAMSLVFGLVFLTFGYGLLDTLLGGGRSMVALQSPMVLGSLFVAAGSHVYEAHQRYFEPGRYESLSPQTVLDVPLRVVAVLGSAMLLWMGITLFSAFFIATAVSSEAATAAFLAMVYGGWFAIKIGVEWGRFSAEQSTDPGWLARLMAPEDPHSDAE from the coding sequence ATGATACGACCACGGAGAAGCGACGCCGACGGCCTCGCCGGGTTCGCTCCGGTCCTCGCCACCAATCTGCTTCCGGTCGCGGGGGTCCTCTGGCTCGGCTGGAATCTGTCGACGCTGTACCTGTTCTACTGGGTCGACCTGCTGGCACTGCTGGTCGTCTACGCCGGCTGTTCGCTGTTCGCCCAGGGGAAGATCGTCACGGACGGCCGGAGAGTTCGGCTACCCGGTATCGGCGAGGACGGGTACGCCGGCGAGGGATGGCTCGACCAGCTCCGGCCGATCACGGTACACGGGCGGCTACCGCCGGTGTATCCCCGGAACGTCGGCGTCGTGGCGATGTCGCTCGTCTTCGGCCTCGTCTTCCTCACGTTCGGCTACGGTCTCCTCGACACGCTTCTCGGCGGCGGGCGATCGATGGTCGCGCTGCAGTCCCCGATGGTACTCGGGTCGCTGTTCGTGGCCGCCGGGTCGCACGTGTACGAGGCGCACCAGCGATACTTCGAGCCGGGCAGGTACGAGTCGCTGTCCCCGCAGACGGTCCTCGACGTCCCGCTTCGCGTCGTCGCCGTCCTGGGCAGTGCTATGCTCCTCTGGATGGGGATAACGCTGTTCTCGGCCTTTTTCATCGCCACGGCGGTCTCGTCCGAGGCCGCCACCGCGGCGTTCCTGGCGATGGTCTACGGCGGCTGGTTCGCCATCAAGATCGGCGTCGAGTGGGGCCGGTTCAGCGCGGAGCAATCGACCGATCCGGGGTGGCTCGCCCGTCTGATGGCCCCGGAGGATCCGCACTCGGACGCGGAGTGA